A window of the bacterium genome harbors these coding sequences:
- the gcvT gene encoding glycine cleavage system aminomethyltransferase GcvT has translation MKKTTFNSIHKKLGAKLVEFAGYEMPIQYSSIIAEHKAVRNSVGVFDVSHMGEVFITGDKALDFVQHITVNDASKLFPGRVQYSAMCYPDGGIVDDLLVYKISDKEFLLVINASNIDKDVKWMKENNKFGVDIDNRSDDYSLLAVQGPNSGEVLKKLVTNIPELEYYHFTKGKIAGIEMIISRTGYTGELGYELYFTGDIAQAEKVWDEVFKAGKEFDIQPVGLAARDSLRLEMGYCLYGNDIDQTTNPIEAGLGWITKTDKVSFIGKDVIVKVKQEGPNRKLVAMISDEKTFPRHGYDVTADGKKVGHITSGTVSPVLEKPVALGYVDKPFNSPGSNVAFKIRDKEIPAVVTKLPFVKK, from the coding sequence ATGAAAAAAACAACTTTTAACAGCATTCATAAAAAACTTGGGGCGAAATTAGTTGAGTTTGCAGGCTACGAAATGCCGATACAATACTCATCCATTATTGCCGAACATAAAGCAGTACGAAATTCTGTCGGGGTTTTTGATGTATCTCATATGGGCGAAGTATTTATTACAGGAGATAAAGCTCTGGATTTCGTTCAGCACATTACGGTTAATGATGCTTCAAAATTATTTCCCGGAAGAGTCCAGTATTCGGCAATGTGCTATCCGGATGGAGGAATTGTTGATGATCTTTTAGTTTATAAAATATCTGATAAAGAATTTCTGCTGGTTATCAATGCTTCGAATATTGATAAAGATGTTAAGTGGATGAAAGAGAACAATAAATTCGGTGTTGATATTGATAATAGAAGTGATGATTATTCTTTACTTGCTGTTCAAGGTCCGAACTCAGGTGAAGTTCTTAAAAAATTAGTAACAAACATCCCCGAACTCGAGTATTATCATTTTACAAAAGGAAAAATTGCAGGCATTGAAATGATAATTTCAAGAACCGGATATACCGGAGAACTTGGATACGAGCTCTATTTTACTGGTGATATTGCGCAAGCCGAAAAAGTTTGGGATGAAGTTTTTAAAGCGGGAAAAGAATTTGATATTCAGCCAGTTGGACTTGCTGCACGTGATTCGTTGCGTTTGGAAATGGGATACTGTTTATACGGAAATGATATCGATCAAACTACGAACCCGATTGAAGCAGGTTTGGGATGGATTACAAAAACTGATAAGGTAAGTTTTATTGGTAAAGATGTGATTGTAAAAGTAAAGCAGGAAGGTCCAAATAGAAAATTAGTAGCCATGATTTCGGATGAAAAAACTTTTCCGAGACACGGGTACGATGTTACTGCAGATGGGAAAAAAGTCGGACACATTACCAGTGGTACAGTAAGTCCTGTTTTAGAAAAACCTGTCGCACTTGGTTATGTTGATAAGCCATTCAACTCTCCCGGCAGCAATGTGGCATTTAAAATAAGAGATAAAGAAATTCCGGCGGTTGTTACCAAATTACCTTTTGTAAAGAAATGA
- a CDS encoding 2-phosphosulfolactate phosphatase yields the protein MKIDVLFSPVQADELFFTGKTTVVIDVLRASTTIITALSNGAKEIVPVGTVEFAVKVSGGIFGGQTLLGGERNTKKIEGFALGNSPAEYTKEIVAGKSIVFYSTNGSRAIVKAKYSANLFICSFNNLKTLATHLKSLNEDVVILCSGNNNFFSLEDSVCAGMLVSELVLENKNNGVTDSARSVMALFKSFGKNILKMLSETDHGKLLIENGFQNDLQACAELDNTDVIPFYSGSTLKVFK from the coding sequence ATGAAAATTGATGTATTGTTTTCACCGGTTCAGGCTGATGAGCTTTTCTTTACAGGAAAAACTACAGTTGTAATTGATGTTCTGCGTGCGTCTACAACAATTATAACTGCACTCTCAAATGGAGCGAAAGAAATTGTTCCTGTCGGTACTGTTGAGTTTGCAGTTAAAGTATCCGGTGGGATATTCGGAGGACAAACACTTCTCGGCGGCGAACGCAACACAAAAAAGATAGAAGGGTTTGCACTTGGTAATTCTCCTGCAGAATACACAAAAGAAATAGTCGCTGGAAAATCAATAGTCTTTTATTCTACTAATGGATCTCGTGCAATTGTTAAAGCGAAATATTCAGCTAACCTGTTTATATGCTCTTTTAATAATCTTAAAACTTTGGCGACGCATCTTAAAAGTCTTAATGAAGATGTAGTTATACTTTGTTCGGGTAATAACAACTTTTTCAGTCTGGAAGATTCAGTTTGTGCAGGTATGCTGGTGAGTGAATTAGTCTTAGAAAACAAAAATAATGGAGTGACAGATTCTGCAAGGAGCGTAATGGCTTTATTTAAATCTTTCGGTAAAAATATTTTGAAGATGCTGAGCGAAACAGATCATGGAAAGCTTCTCATCGAAAACGGGTTTCAAAATGATCTTCAGGCATGTGCCGAACTTGATAACACCGATGTAATTCCTTTTTATTCCGGTAGCACTTTAAAGGTATTTAAGTAG
- a CDS encoding flippase-like domain-containing protein, which translates to MISDNVKKIPALRGLFNFLISIGLAFLFLYLAFSDVNIGEVLELVSKASILWVILFTIAIMAGHYIRVLRWKYILHSVKPDVRLWNLFGALMIGYGVNCVTPKLGEVTRAIMIGRYENLSRSSMFGTVIVERVIDIISMGAAVLISAFIWGGSLYKTFPWLEATLYITAAILAAILVMIYLSVKLKEKFYGYLLKIAGKISSKLAERLSYIFEMLIQGFMSLKGSTNYIITFLLSAVLLLIYALTSYFGFYMLEMQSMREVTFAMGWVVMSISAIGVVIPTPGATGSYHALAMSTLVLLFGFGETISAAYAFLTHIISYILFIVIALVMYFALNKQHISLFNIFKTNSEET; encoded by the coding sequence TTGATCTCAGATAATGTAAAAAAAATACCGGCACTAAGAGGATTATTTAATTTTCTAATCTCAATTGGTCTTGCCTTTCTGTTTTTATATTTAGCATTTTCTGATGTGAACATTGGCGAAGTGCTTGAGTTGGTTTCGAAAGCTTCTATTCTCTGGGTTATACTTTTCACTATTGCAATAATGGCAGGTCATTACATTAGGGTTCTGCGCTGGAAATATATTCTGCATTCGGTTAAACCTGATGTCAGGCTTTGGAATTTATTTGGTGCATTGATGATTGGTTATGGTGTAAACTGTGTAACTCCAAAACTTGGTGAAGTTACACGTGCAATTATGATTGGGAGATATGAGAATCTTTCCCGCTCATCAATGTTCGGGACCGTGATAGTTGAAAGAGTAATTGATATTATCTCTATGGGAGCCGCTGTTTTGATTTCTGCTTTTATATGGGGTGGAAGTCTTTATAAAACTTTTCCGTGGCTTGAGGCAACTCTTTATATCACGGCAGCTATTCTTGCTGCTATTTTAGTTATGATTTATTTATCTGTTAAGCTCAAAGAAAAATTCTATGGTTATTTATTAAAGATAGCCGGAAAAATTTCATCAAAGCTTGCTGAACGACTCTCATATATTTTCGAGATGCTAATTCAAGGTTTTATGAGTCTTAAAGGATCAACAAATTATATTATTACATTTTTATTATCAGCAGTTCTACTTCTTATCTACGCACTAACATCTTATTTCGGATTTTACATGCTTGAGATGCAGTCGATGAGGGAAGTGACTTTTGCAATGGGCTGGGTTGTGATGAGTATAAGTGCAATTGGTGTTGTTATTCCTACTCCGGGAGCTACCGGTTCTTATCATGCACTGGCAATGAGTACACTTGTTCTCCTTTTCGGATTCGGTGAAACCATCAGTGCTGCATATGCTTTTCTTACACATATTATATCTTATATTTTATTTATAGTGATTGCTCTGGTTATGTATTTTGCCTTAAATAAGCAGCACATCAGCCTGTTCAATATTTTCAAAACTAATTCCGAAGAAACATGA
- a CDS encoding peptidylprolyl isomerase, with amino-acid sequence MTVAVIKTNMGTIEIELFAKETPKTVENFVGLANKGYYNGVIFHRVIDNFMIQGGDPTGTGRGGDSFWGGKFADEIVPSLKHDQPGILSMANAGPNTNGSQFFITLVATPWLDGKHTVFGKVIAGMEVVSAIGKVQTSKPGDKPLKDVVMESVTIEKREVK; translated from the coding sequence ATGACAGTAGCAGTTATAAAAACTAATATGGGAACAATAGAAATTGAATTGTTTGCAAAAGAAACACCAAAAACAGTTGAGAACTTTGTTGGACTTGCAAATAAAGGATATTACAACGGAGTAATTTTTCACAGAGTTATTGATAATTTCATGATTCAGGGCGGAGATCCGACAGGAACAGGCAGAGGCGGAGATAGTTTCTGGGGTGGAAAATTTGCGGATGAAATAGTTCCTTCCTTAAAGCATGATCAGCCGGGAATTTTATCGATGGCGAATGCAGGACCAAACACAAACGGAAGCCAGTTTTTTATAACACTCGTGGCAACACCATGGCTTGATGGAAAACATACTGTATTTGGAAAAGTCATTGCAGGAATGGAAGTCGTCAGTGCAATTGGTAAGGTGCAGACAAGCAAACCCGGTGACAAACCACTTAAAGATGTTGTGATGGAATCTGTGACGATTGAAAAAAGAGAAGTAAAATAA
- a CDS encoding DNA translocase FtsK, with translation MAVKKRNGNVKKNNSGKNYFSFSPDKKKSIIGIFLVLFSVFLFLCIISYSRKDEVLLENTIFSGGESHNWLGLIGAHFSYFFIKSTIGYFSIVFPAIMFLWGLSFFKKFTFKTLIHTTNLLLIFGLTFASFFGVLKAGLDFLPGTKELRGNVGEYLGSWLIGLFGTAGSILFLLFVSAVILIFAFDIKIENIFQFIKNMFATDSETKIKITRNDDEADTSNLEKIKKLGREKKKPAVVEDEDLSAEELMEEEAQTQIQIIRKADTEIMEEDEIKVDERKKVDLEKTGELPTKKSVIEDEDDEEKNLPNPWEENLDYELPGLDLLQPAAAEDIKVAEEELTRNAELLKDKLKLFDIEIQNISVTPGPVVTLYEIVPAPGVKISKIVGLENDIALALAARGIRIIAPIPGKGAIGVEIPNAEAAIVNARSVLGKVRDSKMQLPLALGKTISGDVYLTDLSLMPHLLIAGSTGSGKSVGINMIISSLLYSKIPADVKFLLVDPKKIELSFYNKLRRHYLAVSPDIDEEIITVPQNAVLMLKSVEIEMERRYDKLAKAGVRNIVDYNKKVDNPKTKPHDTESIKHHHLPYLCVIIDELADLMITAGRDVEEPITRLAQLARAVGIHLVLATQRPSVNVITGLIKANFSSRIAYQVATKIDSRTILDMNGAEQLLGRGDMLFLPTGSPKPIRMQNAFISTDEVESITNYIYSQPSYSKPYYLPSIYDKKKGSSGLSADLDPMFEEAARVIVRHQQGSVSLLQRKLKLGYSRAARIVDQLEDAGIVGPNDGSKARQVLIENDEQLETVLRTL, from the coding sequence ATGGCTGTAAAGAAGAGAAACGGTAACGTTAAAAAAAATAATTCAGGCAAGAATTATTTCAGCTTCTCCCCTGACAAGAAGAAAAGTATCATCGGGATTTTTCTTGTTCTTTTTTCAGTGTTTTTATTTCTCTGCATAATTTCATATAGTAGAAAAGACGAAGTTCTTCTTGAGAATACAATCTTTTCCGGTGGCGAATCTCATAACTGGCTTGGTTTGATAGGTGCACATTTCTCGTATTTCTTTATAAAGTCGACAATAGGTTATTTCTCCATTGTCTTCCCTGCAATCATGTTTTTATGGGGACTATCATTTTTTAAGAAGTTCACTTTTAAAACACTGATTCATACTACGAACCTTTTATTAATCTTTGGGCTAACTTTTGCTTCTTTCTTCGGAGTTTTGAAAGCAGGGCTGGATTTTCTGCCCGGGACAAAAGAACTGCGAGGAAATGTTGGCGAATATCTCGGCAGCTGGCTAATTGGATTGTTTGGAACAGCAGGAAGTATTCTTTTTCTTTTATTCGTTTCTGCTGTGATTTTGATTTTCGCTTTCGATATTAAGATTGAGAACATATTTCAGTTTATTAAAAATATGTTCGCTACCGATTCTGAAACTAAAATTAAAATTACCAGGAATGATGATGAGGCCGACACTTCAAATCTTGAAAAAATAAAAAAGCTTGGCAGAGAAAAGAAGAAACCCGCTGTTGTTGAAGATGAAGATCTCTCAGCAGAAGAATTGATGGAAGAGGAAGCACAAACCCAGATCCAGATAATCAGAAAAGCTGATACCGAAATAATGGAAGAAGACGAGATAAAAGTCGATGAGAGAAAAAAAGTTGATCTGGAGAAAACAGGAGAGCTTCCTACTAAGAAAAGTGTCATTGAGGACGAGGATGATGAAGAAAAAAATCTTCCCAATCCGTGGGAAGAGAATCTGGATTATGAACTTCCCGGACTTGATCTGCTTCAGCCCGCTGCTGCTGAAGATATAAAAGTCGCCGAGGAGGAATTAACCCGCAACGCCGAGCTGTTGAAGGATAAACTAAAGCTCTTTGATATTGAAATTCAAAATATATCTGTAACACCGGGACCGGTAGTTACTTTGTATGAAATTGTTCCAGCCCCGGGAGTCAAGATCAGCAAGATTGTTGGACTTGAAAATGATATTGCGCTTGCACTCGCCGCGAGAGGAATCAGAATCATTGCACCAATTCCGGGTAAAGGTGCAATCGGTGTCGAAATTCCGAACGCAGAAGCTGCAATTGTGAATGCTCGATCAGTACTCGGAAAAGTACGCGATTCAAAAATGCAGTTGCCATTAGCATTAGGTAAAACAATCAGCGGAGATGTTTATCTCACCGATCTTTCATTAATGCCTCATTTGCTTATCGCCGGTTCAACAGGATCAGGAAAAAGTGTTGGTATAAATATGATCATCAGCAGTTTGCTCTATTCAAAAATTCCTGCTGATGTCAAATTCCTTCTCGTTGATCCCAAGAAAATTGAGCTGTCATTTTATAATAAATTACGAAGACACTACCTTGCTGTTTCACCGGATATCGACGAAGAGATAATTACTGTACCGCAAAATGCAGTGTTAATGCTGAAGTCTGTTGAGATTGAAATGGAGCGAAGATATGACAAGCTTGCAAAAGCAGGTGTTAGAAATATCGTTGATTACAATAAGAAGGTAGATAATCCGAAAACAAAACCGCACGATACTGAGTCCATCAAACATCATCACCTGCCGTATCTTTGTGTTATCATCGATGAGCTTGCTGACCTTATGATTACTGCCGGAAGAGATGTTGAAGAGCCCATCACAAGATTGGCTCAGCTCGCTCGTGCAGTTGGAATTCATCTTGTACTTGCAACACAGCGACCGTCCGTAAATGTTATTACCGGATTAATCAAAGCAAATTTCAGTTCAAGAATTGCATACCAGGTTGCAACAAAAATTGACTCGCGAACAATTCTTGATATGAACGGTGCAGAACAGCTTCTCGGAAGAGGCGATATGCTGTTTCTTCCAACAGGCTCACCAAAGCCAATCAGAATGCAGAATGCTTTTATTTCCACCGACGAAGTAGAATCAATAACAAATTATATTTACTCACAGCCTTCCTATTCAAAACCGTATTATCTGCCATCAATTTATGATAAGAAAAAAGGTTCTTCAGGACTGTCAGCTGATCTCGATCCGATGTTCGAAGAAGCGGCCAGAGTAATTGTCCGGCATCAGCAGGGCTCTGTTTCCCTTTTGCAGAGAAAATTAAAATTAGGATATTCACGTGCTGCAAGAATTGTAGATCAACTCGAGGATGCAGGAATTGTTGGACCAAATGACGGCAGCAAAGCGAGACAGGTGTTGATCGAAAATGACGAGCAGCTGGAAACAGTTTTGAGAACACTTTAA
- the uppP gene encoding undecaprenyl-diphosphatase UppP, translated as MSIFEAILLGIIQGLSEFLPISSTGHLTVAGKLMNLISAEHPEQWTSFIAVIQLGTMLAVLVYFWKDLLAIVKDFFNDNVIKRLSYSKQQVNSKIGWLIIIGTIPVVIIGLAFKDAIEGALTKNLYVIASSLIILALILALAEKTAKFKKNIENVTLLDSVIIGIAQALSLIPGSSRSGTTITAGLFVGLNREAAARFSFLLSIPAVLASGLLQLYEALKFIDQSMTINIIIATIISGISGYLAIDFLLKFLKKNSTFLFIYYRIALGIFILILLFNNIIQP; from the coding sequence TTGAGTATCTTCGAAGCAATTCTTCTTGGAATAATTCAGGGTCTGTCTGAATTTCTACCGATAAGCAGCACCGGACATCTGACGGTTGCCGGAAAATTGATGAACCTCATTTCAGCAGAACATCCTGAGCAATGGACATCATTCATTGCAGTAATTCAACTTGGAACGATGCTGGCAGTTCTGGTTTATTTCTGGAAAGATCTGCTTGCTATCGTTAAGGATTTTTTCAATGATAACGTCATCAAAAGATTGAGTTATTCAAAACAACAGGTAAACTCAAAAATCGGCTGGCTGATAATTATTGGAACCATTCCGGTTGTAATAATTGGGCTTGCTTTCAAAGATGCCATTGAAGGCGCACTGACTAAAAATCTGTACGTGATTGCTTCCAGCTTAATTATTCTTGCTTTGATTTTAGCACTTGCTGAGAAAACAGCAAAGTTCAAAAAAAATATTGAAAATGTTACATTACTGGACTCAGTAATCATTGGTATCGCTCAGGCTTTATCCCTGATTCCAGGCTCCTCAAGATCAGGCACAACCATTACCGCCGGTTTATTCGTTGGATTAAACCGTGAAGCTGCGGCAAGGTTCTCGTTTTTATTAAGCATCCCTGCAGTACTGGCAAGCGGATTATTGCAGTTGTATGAAGCTTTAAAATTTATTGATCAATCAATGACCATCAATATAATAATTGCAACAATTATATCAGGAATAAGCGGTTATCTTGCGATTGATTTTCTTTTAAAATTTTTAAAGAAGAACTCAACCTTTCTATTTATTTATTACAGAATAGCTTTAGGAATTTTCATTTTAATATTATTATTTAACAATATCATTCAACCATAA
- a CDS encoding outer membrane lipoprotein carrier protein LolA: MITKFLSTLSIFFFIINICLAQSDPQQLLQDIQNKFDSISDLSAKITQSVNGKTNLKGKAFYKKENNLRFEFDNMIIVSDGETSWNFNKKQDKVIISDYNTEGNKILSIRQLIYEYPDECKLIASKVAGIDVLELIPQDDTFSFNSIKLFINSENLITKVLIDDPATGNIQVDLSEIQFNKGLPDSYFKFSPPEGSQVLDLR; encoded by the coding sequence ATGATTACAAAATTTTTATCAACGCTTTCTATTTTTTTCTTTATAATAAACATATGTCTAGCACAATCAGATCCACAACAACTTCTACAAGATATTCAAAACAAATTTGATTCGATTTCAGATCTGTCCGCGAAGATAACCCAATCAGTAAATGGGAAAACTAATCTTAAGGGAAAAGCATTCTATAAAAAAGAAAACAATCTTAGGTTTGAATTTGACAATATGATAATTGTTTCAGATGGTGAAACTTCTTGGAATTTTAATAAGAAACAGGACAAAGTAATTATCAGCGATTATAATACTGAAGGAAATAAAATTCTATCAATCCGTCAATTGATATATGAATATCCCGATGAATGTAAACTTATAGCAAGTAAGGTAGCGGGAATTGATGTTCTTGAACTGATTCCTCAGGATGACACATTTAGTTTTAATTCTATCAAGCTGTTTATTAATTCAGAGAACCTGATTACTAAAGTACTCATTGATGATCCGGCTACGGGGAATATTCAAGTTGATCTTTCTGAAATTCAATTCAACAAAGGTCTACCGGATAGTTACTTCAAGTTTTCTCCACCCGAAGGAAGCCAGGTTCTTGATCTCAGATAA
- a CDS encoding Rne/Rng family ribonuclease, whose amino-acid sequence MVKEIIINSASTQTRVAITEDGNLVDFFVDYPENRRMVGDIYLGRIARVLPGIRAAFIDIGMKHDAFLHFSDIGERTQQLQDMLGDEDSDADVDEDEESNGTVAKAKSEAKKTEPQIPTLKKGQEILIQIIKEPVSNKGVRVTSSVSLPGRFCVLLPYDNKVGISKKIYDFRERKRLRSIARQIVSDNYGLIIRTVAQNQPEDILKDDLKNLMKTWEQIEKESKSQSPPALVYQDLNTTVSVIRDLFNSDISKIFVDSKKLHKEIKNYLELVQPAIAEKVELYKSTYGIFNTFKIEEQIKTLMGRKVPLPSGGYLIIEHTEAMVVIDVNSGKYAKSKDQESNSLKTDLEASREIARQLRLRDIGGIIVVDFIDLEDDKNRKKVYDELKKEFRKDRAKVSILPMSDFGLIQITRQRIRQNIVQAIKEVCPECHGTGLLTKSSHLVYDLESWLRKFRRKSRERSIILKAHPSTAAKIREGKIKSLFKLQLKYFVKITLREDASISPDTFEFFSAKTGRELTREFD is encoded by the coding sequence ATGGTAAAAGAAATTATTATCAACTCCGCTTCCACGCAAACACGTGTTGCTATTACGGAAGATGGAAACTTAGTCGACTTCTTTGTAGACTACCCTGAAAACCGCCGGATGGTCGGCGATATATATCTTGGAAGAATTGCAAGAGTTCTTCCGGGAATTCGTGCTGCATTCATTGATATTGGAATGAAGCACGATGCATTTCTCCATTTCTCTGATATTGGCGAACGGACACAGCAGCTTCAAGATATGCTCGGTGATGAAGATTCTGATGCAGATGTCGATGAAGATGAAGAATCTAACGGAACTGTGGCAAAAGCCAAATCGGAAGCAAAGAAAACCGAACCACAGATTCCTACACTTAAAAAAGGACAGGAGATCCTTATCCAGATTATTAAAGAACCGGTCAGCAATAAAGGAGTGCGTGTAACATCTTCAGTGTCGCTTCCCGGCAGGTTTTGTGTTCTTCTTCCTTATGATAATAAAGTGGGCATTTCTAAAAAGATTTATGATTTCCGTGAAAGAAAAAGATTAAGATCAATTGCAAGACAAATTGTTTCTGATAATTATGGTTTGATTATACGAACAGTGGCCCAGAATCAACCTGAAGATATTCTTAAAGATGACTTAAAGAATTTGATGAAAACCTGGGAACAGATAGAAAAGGAATCGAAATCACAAAGTCCGCCAGCACTCGTTTATCAGGATTTAAACACAACGGTCAGCGTAATACGCGATCTTTTCAATTCTGATATTTCGAAAATATTTGTTGATTCAAAAAAGCTTCACAAGGAAATCAAAAACTATCTTGAGCTTGTACAACCGGCGATTGCTGAGAAGGTTGAACTGTATAAATCCACTTACGGAATATTCAACACATTTAAAATAGAAGAACAGATTAAAACGCTGATGGGAAGAAAAGTACCTCTTCCAAGCGGCGGATATCTGATCATCGAACATACCGAAGCAATGGTCGTAATAGATGTAAACAGCGGAAAGTATGCAAAGAGTAAAGACCAGGAATCGAATTCGCTAAAAACAGATCTTGAAGCTTCGCGTGAAATTGCAAGACAACTAAGACTAAGAGACATCGGTGGAATTATCGTGGTTGATTTTATTGATTTGGAAGATGATAAAAACCGCAAAAAAGTCTATGATGAACTTAAGAAGGAATTCAGAAAAGACAGAGCAAAAGTTTCCATTCTGCCAATGTCAGATTTCGGACTTATACAAATTACAAGACAGCGAATCAGACAAAATATTGTTCAGGCAATAAAGGAAGTTTGTCCTGAATGTCACGGCACTGGATTACTAACTAAAAGTTCCCATCTCGTCTACGATCTAGAAAGCTGGCTCAGAAAATTCAGAAGGAAATCACGAGAGCGAAGTATTATTCTAAAAGCTCATCCTTCAACTGCTGCAAAGATCAGGGAAGGAAAGATAAAATCATTATTCAAACTGCAGTTAAAGTATTTTGTTAAAATTACTCTAAGAGAAGATGCTTCAATCTCTCCGGATACTTTTGAATTCTTTTCGGCAAAAACCGGGCGTGAATTAACTCGGGAATTTGATTAG